The genomic window GTCGAACGTGCGCACCGGCGACCCGCGCTGCACCTGGCCGCCCGCTCATCTCGCGGTGACTTGGCTCCTCGGCTAGGCTTACGGGCGCATGGCCGCCGTCCCGACCACCCCGCCCCGGCAGTTCAAGCCGGGCGATCGCCTCGCAGGGAAGTACTCCCTGACGCGGCGCATCGCCGTGGGCGGCATGGGTGAGATCTGGGTCGCGCGCAACGAGATGACCGCCGCGGAGGTCGCTGTGAAGGTCCTCCGCGCTGACATCGAGCGAAAGGCTGACGTCGAAGGACGCTTCCGCCACGAGGCCCAAGTCGGGGCCACCTTGTCTCATCGCAACGTCGTCAAGGTCTTCGATCTCGCCGCCGAGCCCGACGGAACGCTGGTCCTGGTGATGGAGCTGCTCCGCGGCGAGACGCTTCGGCGCGCGCTCAAGGTCCGCACCTCGCCGATGTCCGCGACGGAGGCGACAGCCATCATCGCGCCGGTCCTGTCGGCACTCCAACACGCCCACGACGTCGGCATCGTTCACCGCGACTTGAAGCCCGCCAACATCCTCTTGGCCGTCGACCCCGACGGACACGTCACGCCAAAGCTCCTCGATTTCGGCATCGCCAAGGTCGCCAACTCGAGCGTCAAGACGCTCTTCGGGCGTGTCCTTGGCACGCCGCGCTACATGTCTCCGGAGCAGATTCGCGGCGAGCAGAAGCTCGACGGCCGCAGCGACGTGTTCAGCGTCGGTGTGCTCCTCATCGAGCTGATGACCGGTTCGTCTCCGTTTCGCGCGGTCTCCCCGTCGGCGTCTTTGGCCGCCGTGCTTGAGCAGGAGATCGATCCCGATCAGCGGGTCGACCCGCAAGTGTGGCTCGTCCTCAAGCGTGCCATCGCAAAACGCGCCTACGAGAGGTTCGCCAGCGCATCGGAGTTTGCCACGGCGCTCAAGCGAGCCGTTGGAGCCACGGACGCCGAGCTTCAAGAGGCGCTGCAGCGGGCGGCACCGGCGAGGGCAAGCTTCTCCGATCTGGCTTCGGTCTTCGGTCCCGACACGGGAGACTCAGACAACGATGATGCTGACGCGGAAGAGGTGGACCTCAACGTTGCAACGACCGCGGGGCCGGACGACGGGGTAGAGCCCGGCATCGGCGTTACCCAGCCGTCGCGAACACGCCTCCGTTGGATCGCCGCCGTGGTGCTCGGCGCGGCGGCGCTTCTCCTCACGGCGGCCTTCCTGCTCCAGAGGACGCGCCCGCTATCGCAACCGGTGGCCACGGGCGGCCAAACGACCGTCCCCTCAACAGCCCCTTCGCCGGTGGAAGGCGCCGCAGCCGACGCTCCCTCGTCCAACAGCTCCGGCAGCGCCGCGACCTCTGAAGGGAGCGCACCGAAAGAGCCGCCCGCCAAGTCGAGCGCCAGCGTGAGCACGGCGAAGCCTTCCAAAGGGCCGCCGAAAAAGAAGCCGGTGGCGCGCACCCCGGATTTTTGACGCGTTCATGACCACCCAAAACGCACCTTCACCGGCTCCGCGCGGTCCGTCCGTGCGCTCGCCGCGTCATGACAACACCTCAGCGTTCCGCATCGTGGCGCGAGGACGGCGCGCCAGCCCCCACGAGGACGTCTACCACTTCCTCTTGGTGCGCCCGTGGTGGGTCTTCCTTTCGCTGGGGGCAGCGCTGTACCTCGGCCTCTGCCTGGTCTTCGCGCTCCTCTACCTCATGGTCCCGGGCTCCATCACGGGCACGCGCCCCGACTCCTTCGAGGACGCCTTCTACTTCAGCGTCCAGACCATGAGCACCATCGGCTACGGCGGGCTCGCGCCGGCCAATCGATGGGCCCACGCGCTCGTGACGTTGCAAGCGCTCTCAAACATCGTGCTCGTCGCGCTCTTCACGGGCCTTACCTACGCGAAGTTCGCCCGGCCCACGGCCCGCGTCCTCTTCACCGACAAGGCCGTCATCGCGACACGCGACGGCGTGCCGCATCTCATGATCCGCATGGCGAATTGGCGGCACAATCAGGTCGTCGAGGCGCAACTGCGAATGTACGTCATCGTCGTGGAG from Myxococcales bacterium includes these protein-coding regions:
- a CDS encoding protein kinase, whose protein sequence is MAAVPTTPPRQFKPGDRLAGKYSLTRRIAVGGMGEIWVARNEMTAAEVAVKVLRADIERKADVEGRFRHEAQVGATLSHRNVVKVFDLAAEPDGTLVLVMELLRGETLRRALKVRTSPMSATEATAIIAPVLSALQHAHDVGIVHRDLKPANILLAVDPDGHVTPKLLDFGIAKVANSSVKTLFGRVLGTPRYMSPEQIRGEQKLDGRSDVFSVGVLLIELMTGSSPFRAVSPSASLAAVLEQEIDPDQRVDPQVWLVLKRAIAKRAYERFASASEFATALKRAVGATDAELQEALQRAAPARASFSDLASVFGPDTGDSDNDDADAEEVDLNVATTAGPDDGVEPGIGVTQPSRTRLRWIAAVVLGAAALLLTAAFLLQRTRPLSQPVATGGQTTVPSTAPSPVEGAAADAPSSNSSGSAATSEGSAPKEPPAKSSASVSTAKPSKGPPKKKPVARTPDF
- a CDS encoding ATP-sensitive inward rectifier potassium channel 10, with product MTTQNAPSPAPRGPSVRSPRHDNTSAFRIVARGRRASPHEDVYHFLLVRPWWVFLSLGAALYLGLCLVFALLYLMVPGSITGTRPDSFEDAFYFSVQTMSTIGYGGLAPANRWAHALVTLQALSNIVLVALFTGLTYAKFARPTARVLFTDKAVIATRDGVPHLMIRMANWRHNQVVEAQLRMYVIVVERTREGEVMRRPVELRLVRDRTPIFMLTFTAMHPLDESSPLATEEQRQRLANDGVDIVVAFTGLDETLGQQIHTRHVYSMKDIVHNARFADVLTMHPDGTREIDYSHFHEVVPLDAPVDAT